TATCATTACTGTTCAGGATGATTTGTCAGGTTGTCTATAATATTTTGTCACGACTTCTTCATTTACGTTATTTCTTTCTATATACTGCTTTGGACTGTCTGTCTTTTCCTTGAGCTGAGAATCTATCTGAACCGGTCTCTCAGGGGTAAGGTATGCGTACTCTTAAAATTCCAGGCTGGTACATGAACATGTAGAAGTGTATGTGTATCTTAATAAAGTCTTTGTTGAGTATTAAATTATCTTAAAATGCATGGTTCATGAACTTGTATAGAAGtatatttcttaatttaattCTTTGTTGAGTCTTTATATTAGAATATCTTCCAGGCTggccaaacatcatataaaattcaATGGAAAGGGTAGAGGGACGAGCCGATTAAGCCAGGATTTTCATTAAggataagtaaaacataggaagAAGCCAAAGGGATTCCACATCAaatctatacatatataaagaataataattttatgtataaaCGGGATAATTTTATGTCGAAGGAGGTTTCAGATGAATCCCTTGGTAGTACATGTTTTCCCTCGGACCTAGGTATTAAGAAGTAAAGTAAACTTGTGAATCAAATTGCTGCAAACATCTAAAcacaagtaaaaaagaaaatttatttggattaaatgAATGTTGACAAGAAAAACAAgttgaattcaagaaaagtaATGGGAGCACTCAAATATAGAGTCTTGTAACATCACTTCAGAAACAAAATTAGTTTTCAGTCTTGCCCTTTAACTTTCAAAGTTTCATATGCCAATGAGtgaaaatttgacaaaatttgCCCCAAGCAATGTTCATGGCATAATCATCAACTTACCACTTATGGTGAGATCCCAAGGAGCAAAGTTAtacatactttttttctttttctctgtCACTTTCTGAACTTTTCATAATAAACTCGAGGGATTAGATGTAGATAGGTTATAGGTAAGTTATTCTAGGTATTGGCATCTCAAGGGCCTCCTCCGCCTCCTTTTATGGAAACCACAGGTGCACGGAAGGAACTGCGACTAATCAAGTGAGAATCAAGAAACAAAACTATGACCGTGATATCATCATGAAAATGCCGCCTCACTCCTCTATCTATCCTTTTCAGATCCGCATATCTCATTTCTCTCTTCTTCGCTGCTTCCTGAAGGGCGGCTTTTATAAGTTTTCTAGCAATGCCCTGTACAAATTCGGAAATGTTAGTTCAATAGAGAAAACAGCTGACAATCATTTTAGTGCCAACAGTCGGTCAACGCAAATCACTGTTACTTGAAGTAGATAGGTCATGTAGTAAACAAAACTTACATGCTCAATTGCATAATGGAATAAGCAAAGAATCAACATATAGTGTTGATGTCTAGAGAGACACATTAAACACTAGTACAAGCATACATGTGGAAACACTTCACAGTGACCACCCCTCAAGAGTCGATATGAATGAtacaaacaacaacatacccataGATTACAAACTATCAAGAAttaataatactttttatttgtatttacaTATTATTGGAATGAGATGAGTTTAAATGCAATAACATGGACAATGAAGATTCATATAGCCGACCAGCAACATGGCTGAGGTGTAGTTGTTATTGATGCTTTAGATGAAAGAAGGAAGCAACACAGAAGGAGAGGATCGAGATGGATAAGGTTTTCCAAGTTGCATTCATTTTGGCAAGAGATAAGAAAACAGGGGCCACAGATATGAAGGTTTTGAGGTCGAGGATTAGTGTAGAAGGATAGTAGTTAGCCGTGTGCGGTAGTATTCTTATGAGGGAGAAGCAGGGATCTAGTCTCATCTTCTCCTCTTCTCCGTATTCACTACTTTACCTAGTATTCACATAAGtatctttctcttcttttttactGCTACATGTTACTTCAATTGCTTTGTTTATCTTGCTATTTTATTGTCGTTAGTTTCCTTTATATCCTACTTTGATTGTACTCTTTTGACCCGAGAAATTATCAAAAACGACCTCTCTGCCCCAACAAACGTAGGGATAAAAGTCTATGTACATCCTACCTCCcaagaccccacttgtgggattacactggtatgttgttgtttgttgtaAGCAAATAGGGAGAGAGATCTTAAGAGCTGCATCTAATCACAATCTACGTATAAGTTGTTCCTTTTTAATGGAAATTTACCATCAAAGATGTGCACACAGGAAGAGAAGGAAGTGCTCTCTTTCGCTCGCTCTTGTCAATAAATGAGAATGATGTTATGAcaagaaaaattagaagattTGATAACCGGGGAGATTCTTCCttgtcaaaattaaattaggaCAATCTTACATGGTGTTCACAACTGCTGACAATGTCCACAGCCTCTTGATTGCTGAGATGCTCCCATAAGCCGTCTGATGCAAATATGAGAAACTGATCTTCTGGAAGGAGCTTATGTACAAATACTGATGGCTCAGCAAGGAGAATAGGCTTCTGGAATGTTCCAGGAAATCGAAACTTAGGGAGCAAAGGCTCTCTGTTAAACTCTGCTCTCTTCAAATATGCATCACCAATTGATCTTGAAACCTGCAAATACATTGAAATTTCAGCATCATGATAACAAGTTGATGTCATCTGCTTCAGACGCTTAGATATGTTGCAAAGTTTCTACGAAGTATTAGTGCAAGTGGTTTCTTTTTTAACTGTCTTCCGCCACTGAAGCTTAGCATGAAGCGTAGAGTATTCTATTTGTGCTTCTTTCAAGAGAAAGTAACATAATGATGGGCAGTGAAATGAAGGCATGAAATAGGACAGGAGAGAAACAACAACTATAATacccagtgaaatcccacaatGTGGAGTCCCAGgtggggagggtagagtgtacgcaAACCTTACCCCTAGCTCTTGGAGGTAGAGAGGATGTTTCCAAAGACCCTCAGCTCAAGTGCAGCAAATCcaagtattaaaaaaaacaaagacagtgaagaaaacatagcaactaaTAAGGAAAGCAGTCCAGAGCATACAAGAAAGTtacaataacaaaaacataataatttgataatcaaaacacaatatcaactGATGAAAGATATCAAAAGCAAGAAACTACAAGAATACGGCCAATACTACAACGGGAACCACCAAGCTAAAACCTGTGGAAAAGAAAGACAACGCTCCATAACCTACCAACCTTCTACCCTAATCCGCGACCTCCACACCCTCCTATCTAAGGTCATGTCCTCGGTAAGCTGAAGTTGTACTATGTCTTGTGATCCTATCTAATCACTCAATACTTTTTCGTCATACCTCTACCTCTCCTTGTACCCACTATATCCAACCTCTCGCACCTCCTCACTGGACAGGAAATACCAATAAACTGAAATAGTTTCTTTATACACCTATTGGTGGAAATGGCAATTCAGTCAGAAGATCCAATAAATAAGTGTATGTAACGAGCCGCACAGTGAGCATGATAACATGTAACTAAAATACCTGTATAATTCCCTTCACACGCCAAACCTTGTGCTTTAAAACTACCACATTTGGATCATCAGGATGCAGTGAGCGCAGTTCCTCACGGACAGATTCCAAACTCGCATTATGTTCAGAAGATAATTGAACTGCTTTGACCTCTTTCAGAGCCCTCTCCTGTTTTCCTAACACAGCACGAGAATCTCCAGCATTTGCAATGTATAACATGCCACTGCATATAATACCCACTAAGCAGCATGATCCCACTGAAGCAATTTGGGGTCTAGTTTGCCATTGCTTTCTCACTAGAGAAAGAAACTCCTCTTCTGTTGCCAAATATGCCTTGCTTATGACATCGGCTGACATTACTTGATCCTCTGAGGTGAATTCTGCATCACAAAGAGCTGTCGTGTGAGTAACATTCACATCCAGCAATCTTCAAACCATATGCAAGAGAAGAAGAGTGTGTGCACATATTGAAGGGTGAGAGAGAATCATCAAAGCTTCTTTTACTCAAGTATTTTCTTGTTTATGGGGAGGGGAGGGAAGTGGGCAAGCAGGAAGTGAGGCTGATCAAATGCTATATTTTGGAATAAGTAGATAGGCTTAACCAACTTTtctataacataatacatgaGTGGTGAGATCTGTTATCTTCTCTTTTTGATGGGTAGAATTTTAATTGGTTGTTTCGCTAGTTTTTAGATGATGAGATTTATTAGAAGAGGAATTCCCCTAGCAACAAAAATCTAGGCTTTGATCTCTTTTATGATTGGAGGTATATGTCAATTAGCAAATGGGTGTACGGACTTTAAACCCAAGAGACTCATCATGATTTGAGTTATGAAATATGACAAATTCGTGATGACTGCGTACTATGGATATTTCATGGACATGGAACCTTGGTACTGAAAAACTAAGGGTCAAATTCAATAATTTGCAATACCTGGATAAGCCGATAAGGAAACTAAAAGAAGTTATTGGAACTATTAGCTCATGGTGCAAATAACGTATGTCCTTAAGTCAAGACAGAACCCCTGGCTTCTAAGGAACACACATTAGCACCTTGGTGTCTGCATGGAACCACAGCCTAAGTGAAGCGAAGAACTCAACATACGGCACACCTAGTGTCTAAGCACGCCTCAGTAGCAGATTTAACAACATTCATTTACTATAAACAGGAGGAGACATATAACATGAAGCACAAACTGGaaatacatgtgtgtgtgtgtatgtttTGTATGAATGCATTATATacaataaatgataaaatacaAAGAGTTACTGCAGGGAACATAAACAAAAGATATTTCATGCTTCTgaagtatatttatatatgtaagaCACAGATGAAATGACAAATATACAGGGGATATTTGAAGCAAAGCAtaggaaagaagaaaaagcaTACTCTTGACATTCTCAAAAAGGCGACCATTTATAAACCGGGCAGCTTCGGCACCTGCATGGCCATCATATATTCCTACAAAGGTGCCCTGAGGACCTGATTCAAACAAACTCATTGATCCCGATTCAAGCTGGCTCTGATCCTCCAATATATTATTCGCTTGAATTACAGCCATCGAGAACTCCCCGTTAACATGGTGCCCCAAATCTTTATACCACCACAATCCATCAACACTTCCGCCAGGGTCTCCTCCTCTACTGCTGCTATTTTCACCTTCATTATCTAATGTAGGCTTCCAACAAGGGTATACATACTTTTTCCATGTACTTGTCACCATACCTTTGCATGATACTGCTATTATCAACTCACCCAAATGGTCTAGGCAATCAAGTACTTGCAAAAACACAATTATTCCTAAATCTTGTCAAAGTCCCGTACTTGTGCATATATCAAGCAACCCAAATGATCAAGCAATCAAAAGACTAATCAAACACCAATTGTTTCACAATCAACACCCCAGCTTGAGACCCTATGCTGTAAATCTTGCAAAAAGTTCCAGACTTTGCGCATATATCTAGAAATGCATACAGTTAATCTGCATACCCGGAAAGCATTAGCTAACTAAATAGAATATTTACCCAAAGCCTGCATTAACAGACACAATAAATGAGTAATTGAATCTAAAGAGTTAATGGGATTTCAAGATTATGCACAATATAGAGACCAACTATTGCAAACATCATTAATCTGAATACCCACGTAAACAAGAACAACAATTTAACAGAGAGACTACATTACAGACAAATTAAATCAACAATTAAGATAAAACATAAAAGGGGTTTCAGGATTATACACAATGCAGAAATCAACCAATTCATTTAATCTGCACAACAAACATCAACAAGAACGACCTAAGCAAATGTTTATATCCAAAAAATGtaccataaaaaaaaatgcattttgACTCAAGAAATGAACAATTTGAGACTAAATCGAACACTGggttttcaaatttcaagattaTTATGCACGATATAGAGACCAAACAATGCAGCAAGAGCAAACCCAGTGtagtcccacaagtggggtATGGGGAGGGTAAGATGTACGCAGACCTTTCCCCTACCTTTGTGGGGTAGAGATGTTTCTGATAGACCATACAATGCAAACATCATTAATCTGAATACCCACATAAACAAGAACCACAATCTAAACAGAGGAACTACATTACAGACAAGATAAATCAACAATTAAGACTAAAACACATAAGGGATTTCAGGATTTTATGCAATAGAAATCAACCAAGGCAGATGCCAATAATCTGCACGAAAACATAAACTAGATCAACCTAAGCAAATGTTTATACcaaaaattgcatttttgaaTCAAGAAATGAACATTTTGAGACTAAACCGAACAATggattttcaaatttcaagattaTTATACACAATATAGAGACCAAACAatgcaacaacaacatatccagtgtaatcccacaagtggggtctaaGAAGGGTAGGATGTATACAGACCTTCCTCCTACATTTATGGGGGTAGAGATGTTGTTTTCAATAGACCCTCAACTCAAAGAGACcaaataatataaacatcattaaTCTGAATACCCAAATAAACAAGAATAACAATCTAAACAGAGAAACTACATTACACTTTACAGACAAATTAAATCAACCATTAAGACTAAACTCAAAAGAGGTTTCATGATTATACACAATACAGAAATCAACCGATGCAAAGACCAATTAATCTGcacaacaacataaaaaagATCAACCTCAGCAAATGCTTATATCCAAAAGATTGCATTTTGACTCAAGAAATGAACAATTTGAGACAAACAAACAATGGGTTTCCATATTTCAAGATTATGATACACAATATAGAGACCAAACAATGCAGCAGCagcaacatacccagtgtagtCCCTAAAGTGGGGTCTGGAGAGGGTAGGATGTACACAGACCTTATCCCTTACCTTTGTGGGGATATAGACATTGTTTCCAAATAGACCCTCAGCTCAAAGAGATCAAACAATGCAAACATCATTAATCTGAATACCCATATAAACAAGAACAACAATCTAAACAGAGAAACTACATTACAGACAAATTAAATCAACAATAAAGACTAGAACACAAAAGGGGTTCCAGGATTATACACAATGCAGATACCAATTAATTTgcacatcaacataaacaaaaCAACCTAAGCAAATGATTATTATCCAAAAGATTGCATTTTGACTCAAGAAATGAACAATTTGCGACTAAAATGAATAATGGGTTTCCAAATTTCAAGATTATTATACACAATATAGAAatcaaatatagaaaatgaatcgCACATACAAATATTAAGATTGGATATTACATTGAATACCTTGCATCAGAGATTTCCAATTAGGTGTGGCAATGGAAGACCCCCCTTAACTCAGattttgacaaaataaaa
This DNA window, taken from Solanum lycopersicum chromosome 5, SLM_r2.1, encodes the following:
- the LOC101255694 gene encoding probable protein phosphatase 2C 38; translated protein: MVTSTWKKYVYPCWKPTLDNEGENSSSRGGDPGGSVDGLWWYKDLGHHVNGEFSMAVIQANNILEDQSQLESGSMSLFESGPQGTFVGIYDGHAGAEAARFINGRLFENVKKFTSEDQVMSADVISKAYLATEEEFLSLVRKQWQTRPQIASVGSCCLVGIICSGMLYIANAGDSRAVLGKQERALKEVKAVQLSSEHNASLESVREELRSLHPDDPNVVVLKHKVWRVKGIIQVSRSIGDAYLKRAEFNREPLLPKFRFPGTFQKPILLAEPSVFVHKLLPEDQFLIFASDGLWEHLSNQEAVDIVSSCEHHGIARKLIKAALQEAAKKREMRYADLKRIDRGVRRHFHDDITVIVLFLDSHLISRSSFRAPVVSIKGGGGGP